One Setaria viridis chromosome 5, Setaria_viridis_v4.0, whole genome shotgun sequence genomic region harbors:
- the LOC117857296 gene encoding mitogen-activated protein kinase kinase 4, which produces MTYVTIYLQTDARHGGRKRRRKEKCTKSVKSPDDVHDGGKTCQDEDYIVQVHGGAQERTKSENTPDGPLISQQPGMPGRSRRRPDLTLPLPQRDLTSLAVPLPLPPSSAPSSMSSSGSLSGAASLGAPTSAGSAPPNPPPPLCELERVRCIGSGAGGTVWMVRHRTTGCAYALKVLYGKHDDAVRRQIVREVAILRTAEHPAVVRCIGMYELDGELQILLEYMDGGSLEGHRIADERFLAHLARQVLSGIAYLHRRHIVHRDIKPSKLLIDSGRRVKIADFGVGRILNQIMDPCNSSVGSIAYMSPERINTDLNDGAYDGYAGDIWSFGLTILEVYLGRFPLGENLTKQGDWAALMSAICHSDSPQAPRDASPEFKNFISLCLQKNPANRPTALRLLQHPFVALPQPQLHMRVTDE; this is translated from the coding sequence ATGACGTACGTCACCATCTACCTTCAAACTGACGCCAGGCATGGTGGCCGAAAAAGACGTAGGAAGGAGAAGTGCACCAAAAGTGTGAAAAGTCCGGACGATGTCCATGATGGCGGCAAAACGTGCCAGGACGAAGACTACATAGTCCAAGTCCATGGTGGTGCCCAGGAAAGGACAAAGTCTGAGAATACGCCGGACGGGCCTTTGATCTCGCAGCAGCCGGGCATGCCCGGGCGGTCGCGCCGGCGCCCGGATCTCACGCTGCCGTTGCCGCAGCGGGATTTGACCTCCCTCGCCGTGCCGCTACCGCTCCCTCCGTCCTCCGCGCCGTCGTCCATGTCGTCGTCGGGATCCCTCTCGGGGGCGGCGTCGCTCGGCGCGCCCACCTCGGCTGGCTCCGCGCCgccgaacccgccgccgcctctgtgCGAGCTGGAGCGCGTGCGCTGCATCGGAAGCGGGGCAGGCGGGACGGTGTGGATGGTGCGCCACCGTACCACGGGCTGCGCCTATGCGCTCAAGGTGCTCTACGGCAAACACGACGACGCCGTGCGGCGGCAGATCGTGCGCGAGGTCGCCATCCTCCGCACCGCTGAGCACCCGGCCGTGGTGCGCTGCATCGGCATGTACGAGCTGGACGGCGAGCTCCAGATCCTGCTCGAGTACATGGACGGGGGCTCGCTCGAGGGCCACCGCATCGCCGACGAACGCTTCCTCGCGCACCTGGCGCGCCAGGTGCTCTCAGGAATCGCCTATCTCCACCGGCGTCACATCGTGCACCGCGACATCAAGCCCTCCAAACTCCTCATCGACTCCGGCCGGCGCGTGAAGATCGCCGACTTTGGTGTGGGGCGCATCCTGAACCAGATCATGGACCCCTGCAACTCCTCCGTGGGCAGCATCGCGTACATGAGCCCCGAGCGCATCAACACCGACCTGAACGACGGCGCCTACGACGGGTACGCCGGCGACATCTGGAGCTTCGGCCTGACCATCCTCGAGGTCTACCTGGGCCGGTTCCCCTTGGGCGAGAACCTCACCAAGCAGGGCGACTGGGCCGCGCTCATGTCCGCGATTTGCCACTCCGACTCGCCGCAGGCGCCGCGGGACGCCTCGCCGGAGTTCAAGAACTTCATCAGCCTGTGCCTCCAGAAGAACCCCGCGAACCGGCCGACCGCGCTTCGGCTGCTGCAGCACCCGTTCGTCGCCTTGCCGCAGCCACAGCTGCACATGAGAGTGACTGACGAGTAG
- the LOC117857295 gene encoding uncharacterized protein — protein sequence MGSLENGAAAAGSYKRGPAPAPQPLRAGGVGGGSRRVRARSRLARFLLFEKVDYLHWIVAAAAFFFVAIVFVAFLPGSGVVERPRLLLPSRRAGPGRGGGELSSLPRVDVGLGGWEASVVFEPTRLKEKWAREKREEARSLAELGTPVRRLGVRKPRLAMVFGDLYPSAMQLQMVSVASVLEAMGYEMKVFSLEDGPCGNIWRAIGVPVCVLPEDTNLPSSVDWLDYDGVLVNSIEARPVFSSLLHEPFKSIPVIWTVHECSLAHRIKEYNASGMIQIIDAWKEVFSRANVIVFPNYILPVKYAAFDSGNYFVIPGSPSEVFQADNFIAKHYHQDARISLGLSPKDFVIAIVGTPFSYRENLMEETLILQAVGPLLQQYHSENSTESELKVKFFTRNITEKHRMILESIALSVGFPRGAVEHVADGDKDSLLGTADLVIYGSCLEEQSFPSVLVQAMSLEKLVIAPDLAIIKKHIDDGVNGLLFPRKNIGMLTQVLLRALSNGKVSVSGQKIASVGKAYTKNLMASETIEGYAMLLENVIKFPTDVLSPLTAGEIPLALKQEWKWHLFEDVKHLHHMNESLSGYKILQKLEQEWHSNLMERPPVSTSKISEAFSAIAWEEQRANEVMDIKRKMEEDELKDRNDQLHGTWEEVYRNVKRVERLKNELHERDDKELERTGQPLCIYEPFFGEGTWPFLHQSSLYRGVGLSSKGRRPGADDIDASSRLPLLNNVYYRDILGEFGAFFALANRIDRIHKNPWIGFQSWRVTARKANLSNNAETAILEAIQSQKHGDTFYFWVRMDQDSRNHANKDFWSFCDATNAGNCRLAVLEAFQRMYGVQLDHELDSLLHMPNDGDTWSVMQSWVMPTRSFLEFVMFSRMFVDALDAQMYDKHHQTGHCVLSLHKDRHCYSRLLELIVNVWAFHSARRMVYVNPETGAMQEQHQLSGRRGQMSVQWFSYAILKSMDEELAEEFDSDHPDRRWLWPQTGEVFWQGLYERERTMRQQEKERRKQQSRDKIQRIKKRARQKTLGKYIKPPPEDTGGSNHTMTVDL from the exons ATGGGCTCCCTCGAGAacggggccgcggcggcggggagctaCAAGCGCGGGCCGGCCCCGGCTCCGCAGCCGCtgcgggcgggcggcgtcggcggcggctcgcggaGGGTGCGGGCGAGATCCAGGCTCGCGCGCTTCCTGCTGTTCGAGAAGGTGGACTACCTCCACTggatcgtcgccgccgccgccttcttcttcgtcgCCATCGTCTTCGTCGCCTTCCTCCCGGGctcgggcgtcgtcgagcggccCAGGCTGCTGCTCCCCTCGCGCCGCGCGGGGccgggccgcggcgggggcgagctcTCCTCGCTGCCCCGCGTCGACGTTGGCCTCGGGGGCTGGGAGGCGAGCGTGGTGTTCGAGCCGACCAGGCTGAAGGAGAAGTGGGCGAGGGAGAAAAGGGAGGAGGCCCGGAGCTTGGCGGAGCTCGGGACACCCGTCAGGAGGCTGGGGGTACGGAAGCCGCGCCTTGCCATG GTGTTTGGTGACCTGTATCCCAGCGCAATGCAGCTTCAGATGGTTAGCGTTGCCTCGGTGCTGGAGGCTATGGGCTACGAAATGAAG GTTTTTTCACTTGAGGATGGCCCGTGTGGTAATATTTGGAGAGCCATTGGAGTACCGGTGTGCGTTTTGCCTGAGGACACAAACTTACCTAGTTCTGTAGATTGGTTAGA CTATGATGGCGTACTTGTGAATTCTATTGAGGCAAGACCAGTATTCTCAAG TCTTCTGCACGAGCCTTTCAAATCCATACCTGTCATTTGGACTGTGCATGAATGTTCTCTTGCTCATCGTATTAAAGAATATAATGCGAGTGGAATGATTCAGATCATAGATGCTTGGAAAGAAGTCTTCAGCAGGGCAAATGTTATAGTTTTCCCAAACTATATATTACCG GTGAAGTATGCTGCATTTGATTCTGGTAACTATTTCGTGATTCCAGGTTCTCCCTCAGAAGTATTTCAGGCTGATAACTTTATTGCCAAACATTACCACCAAGATGCGAGGATCAGCTTGGGCTTGAGCCCCAAAGACTTTGTAATCGCTATTGTTGGTACTCCATTTTCATATCGTGAGAATTTGATGGAAGAGACGCTTATCTTGCAAGCAGTAGGTCCTCTATTACAGCAATATCACTCTGAGAATAGCACAGAGTCTGAACTGAAAGTGAAGTTCTTCACTAGGAACATAACCGAGAAGCATAGGATGATCCTTGAG TCTATTGCTCTGAGTGTTGGCTTCCCAAGAGGTGCAGTGGAGCATGTAGCTGATGGGGACAAGGACAGCCTCCTTGGTACAGCTGACCTTGTTATATATGGTTCCTGTCTCGAGGAGCAATCATTCCCCAGTGTGCTAGTCCAAGCTATGAGTCTTGAGAAGCTGGTTATAGCTCCAGACCTTGCAATTATTAAAAAACAT ATTGATGATGGGGTAAATGGGCTTCTTTTTCCAAGAAAGAATATCGGCATGTTAACTCAAGTCCTACTTCGAGCATTGTCAAATGGTAAAGTCTCTGTTTCAGGGCAAAAGATTGCATCAGTTGGAAAGGCCTATACCAAGAACCTTATGGCTTCTGAGACCATTGAGGGCTATGCTATGCTATTGGAAAATGTTATCAAGTTCCCCACTGATGTACTAAGCCCTTTAACCGCTGGTGAGATACCTTTAGCTCTGAAACAAGAGTGGAAATGGCACCTATTTGAGGACGTGAAGCATTTACATCATATGAATGAGAGTTTGTCTGGCTACAAGATACTCCAGAAACTAGAGCAGGAGTGGCATAGCAACCTAATGGAACGCCCTCCTGTCAGTACATCAAAGATTAGTGAAGCATTCTCTGCAATTGCCTGGGAGGAACAGAGAGCAAATGAGGTTATGgacatcaaaagaaaaatggaagaagatgag TTGAAGGACAGGAATGACCAACTTCATGGAACATGGGAGGAGGtgtacagaaatgtcaaaaggGTAGAGAGGTTAAAGAATGAATTGCATGAAAGAGATGACAAGGAGCTTGAGCGGACAGGTCAGCCGCTTTGTATATATGAGCCTTTCTTTGGGGAGGGGACCTGGCCCTTTCTGCACCAAAGCTCTCTTTATCGTGGAGTTGGCCTG TCTTCAAAAGGTCGAAGACCTGGAGCGGATGATATTGATGCCTCTTCTCGCCTTCCACTTCTCAACAATGTTTACTATAGAGATATTCTTGGTGAATTTGGAGCTTTCTTTGCTCTCGCCAACAGAATTGACCGAATACATAAAAATCCTTGGATAGGCTTTCAGTCCTGGAGAGTAACAGCAAGAAAG GCAAACTTATCAAACAATGCTGAAACTGCAATCTTAGAAGCCATTCAATCTCAAAAGCATGGAGATACCTTTTATTTTTGGGTTCGGATGGATCAAGATTCAAGGAACCATGCTAATAAAGATTTTTGGTCCTTCTGTGATGCAACCAATGCTGGGAATTGCAG GTTAGCTGTTTTGGAGGCCTTCCAAAGAATGTATGGTGTACAGCTTGATCATGAACTGGATTCTCTGCTACACATGCCTAATGATGGAGACACTTGGTCTGTGATGCAAAGTTGGGTCATGCCTACACGGTCATTCCTAGAATTTGTTATGTTTTCAAG AATGTTTGTTGATGCACTGGATGCACAAATGTATGACAAGCACCATCAAACTGGGCATTGCGTCTTGAGTCTCCACAAG GACCGGCACTGCTACTCTCGCCTTCTGGAGTTGATTGTGAATGTTTGGGCATTCCACAGTGCGCGGCGGATGGTTTATGTCAATCCTGAGACTGGTGCAATGCAGGAGCAGCACCAGCTCAGTGGCAGGAGAGGTCAGATGTCAGTCCAGTGGTTCTCCTATGCCATTCTGAAGAGCATGGATGAGGAATTGGCAGAAGAGTTCGACTCGGATCACCCTGACAGGAGGTGGCTCTGGCCACAAACTGGAGAGGTCTTCTGGCAGGGTCTCTATGAGAGGGAGCGGACCATGCGGCAACAGGAGAAGGAGCGGCGGAAGCAGCAGAGCAGAGACAAGATCCAGAGAATCAAGAAGAGAGCTCGGCAAAAGACGCTGGGCAAGTATATAAAGCCACCACCAGAGGATACCGGTGGCTCGAACCATACAATGACCGTAGATTTGTAG
- the LOC117854900 gene encoding disease resistance protein RGA5, producing the protein MEAPISASLGAIGSLIRKLDLLLESSEEVTGCRPRSHKGAKYGMHLLRDDLAEISSYLQDLSELEDPPLIAKCWMKEARELSYDIEDYIDRFVFSGHVANIKTRCRRISHIKIARLVETNKKLIRRKRVAAMISDFRIYTQEAIERHKRYELDCSNFRRRFEPAGRLPTTYEEEADIIIHCGMNKFMDSLNNGRDEQLKVVSVVGSGGIGKTTFVTVLYKKLKGHFDCGAFVRLTRKPDIKTMLRDILTQVQRQQTHHDHGEDPDLIGKIREHLQHKRYLIIIDDLWSASIWDVISHAFPGGGMCSRIIATTQIEDVALACCCYHSDYVFEMRPLDDDLSRKLFFNGLFCSESDFPHKMKEVSNKIIKICGGSPLATTIIARLLASHPVMLMEQWTYIYDSLSFNLRTCSTSEGLLKLIVNFSYNNLTHHLKTCLLYLSMYPEGCTVCKDDLVKQWVAEGFIDATRGREVKIAESYFHELIARRFLQPADIRYNSEVVSCSVHDVVRDLVVQKSLEENFIMVLDCYRRNVSLSEKVHRLSLHFPHAKYARTNIRSSQVRSLAYFGLSKCMPSMREFKLIRVLNLGLSGHEDGDDTIDLTGIYELLQLRYLKVASDVCIELPKHMRRLHYLETLDIGTKITHVPWDIIHLPCLLHLHLPFETNLMDWISAIPASVWSHGKLTNLQNLHLTCSIPVPDHLQRNMEALGSLLGGHGNLKTLALILGSAHKNFVHSPSEVTFSWDEFAPLLLERFEWSPHIFTFSRVPKWMGKLGNLRILKISVRELLRDGVNILGDLYALTALSLYLHMAPVKRIVFDNKAGFAALKYFKLICSTVPCLKFEMYTLPNLKRLKLGFSAHRVDQHGTTPISIEHLPGLEEISAKVWDARSDAETALTAAISNHPRNPRIRVQLVDWSFCGDGVWYMEPRTLEEDEILEDDLDEECVLQYEDSRNDEKKEDYVRNGGDKRRREENCSNNVKSQNVSISPSIIGERSVLNSCEHSTVSSSYASKAACAFQKITNECKASASSSGISSTMFPVSGISEATSPQQRNSKFKKCQFPGCMKGARGASGRCIAHGGGRRCQKPGCQKGAEGRTIYCKAHVGGRRCQFLGCTKSAEGRTDHCIAHGGGHRCSHEGCSRAARGKSGLCIKHGGGKRCQKENCTKSAEGHSGLCIAHGGGRRGQFPDGTKGAQGSTKFCKAHGGGKRCTFLGCTRGAEGSTAFCKGHGGGKRCAFQGGGVCPKSVLGGTQYCVAHGGGKRCAISGCTMSARGRTEYCVRHGGGKRCKFEGCGKSAQGSTDFCKAHGGGKRCSWGQVDSSSGAGAQPCDRLARGKSGLCLFHRAVSSSAPKGGVQSLTDTFPQGRVHGRLLALLSRGGSSTSAGGSENCASGKMAWM; encoded by the exons ATGGAGGCGCCAATCAGTGCTTCGCTGGGGGCCATAGGGTCACTGATCCGAAAGCTCGACTTGCTTCTTGAGTCTTCCGAAGAAGTCACCGGATGCAGGCCTCGATCTCACAAGGGGGCCAAGTACGGGATGCACCTCCTCAGAGACGACCTTGCAGAAATCAGCTCGTACCTTCAGGATCTGTCAGAGTTGGAGGATCCTCCGCTGATAGCCAAGTGCTGGATGAAAGAGGCGCGCGAGCTATCCTATGACATCGAGGATTACATTGACAGATTTGTGTTTTCTGGCCATGTTGCCAACATCAAGACTAGATGCCGCCGAATCAGCCATATTAAGATCGCTCGTCTTGTAGAGACGAACAAGAAGCTCATTCGACGCAAACGGGTTGCCGCCATGATCTCGGATTTCAGAATCTACACCCAGGAGGCGATTGAACGGCACAAGAGGTATGAGCTCGATTGTTCCAACTTCAGGCGCAGATTTGAGCCCGCGGGGCGGCTTCCAACAACATACGAAGAGGAGGCCGATATAATCATCCATTGCGGGATGAACAAGTTTATGGACTCGCTGAATAACGGCAGGGATGAGCAGCTCAAGGTGGTCTCAGTCGTGGGATCTGGAGGAATCGGAAAAACTACATTTGTTACAGTGCTGTACAAAAAACTCAAAGGACATTTTGATTGTGGAGCTTTCGTCCGCTTGACCCGAAAACCTGATATCAAGACAATGCTGCGTGACATCCTCACACAAGTTCAGCGGCAGCAGACCCACCATGACCATGGCGAGGATCCCGACCTTATTGGCAAAATCAGGGAACATCTACAACATAAAAG GTATTTGATTATTATCGATGATCTATGGTCTGCATCGATATGGGATGTAATTAGTCATGCTTTCCCGGGTGGTGGAATGTGTAGCAGAATAATAGCAACTACCCAGATTGAAGATGTTGCATTAGCATGCTGTTGTTATCACTCAGATTATGTGTTCGAGATGAGACCTCTGGATGATGATCTCTCAAgaaaactatttttcaatggCCTTTTTTGCTCTGAAAGTGATTTTCCTCATAAAATGAAAGAAGTTTCGaacaaaattataaaaatatgtGGTGGTTCGCCACTAGCAACAACCATTATTGCTAGACTTTTAGCAAGCCATCCTGTGATGTTAATGGAGCAATGGACATACATATATGATTCACTAAGCTTCAATTTGAGGACATGTTCTACTTCAGAAGGGTTATTGAAACTAATAGTAAACTTCAGCTACAATAACCTGACTCACCATTTGAAGACATGCTTGCTCTATCTTAGTATGTATCCAGAGGGCTGCACGGTATGTAAGGATGATTTGGTGAAGCAATGGGTGGCTGAAGGTTTTATCGATGCAACCAGAGGGCGAGAGGTGAAGATTGCAGAAAGCTATTTCCATGAACTTATTGCTAGAAGATTCCTACAACCTGCAGATATTAGATACAACAGTGAGGTGGTGTCCTGTTCAGTTCATGACGTGGTACGTGATCTTGTAGTGCAGAAGTCTTTAGAAGAGAACTTCATTATGGTACTTGATTGTTATCGGAGGAATGTGTCACTTTCTGAAAAGGTTCATCGACTGTCTCTCCACTTTCCTCACGCAAAGTACGCAAGGACAAACATAAGATCGTCACAAGTTCGCTCGCTTGCTTACTTTGGATTATCTAAGTGCATGCCTTCTATGAGGGAGTTTAAGCTAATCCGTGTTCTAAACCTTGGATTATCTGGTCATGAAGATGGTGATGACACAATAGATCTTACTGGGATTTATGAATTGCTACAGTTGAGATATCTAAAGGTTGCAAGTGATGTCTGCATAGAACTACCAAAGCATATGCGAAGGTTACATTATTTGGAAACCCTTGATATCGGTACGAAAATCACACATGTTCCATGGGATATTATCCATTTACCATGCCTGCTGCACCTCCATCTGCCTTTCGAGACAAATCTGATGGATTGGATTAGCGCCATACCTGCCAGTGTGTGGAGCCATGGCAAGCTGACCAACCTGCAAAATCTTCACCTCACATGCTCTATACCGGTTCCTGACCATCTGCAGAGAAACATGGAAGCTCTGGGCTCTTTACTTGGAGGACATGGAAACCTCAAAACTCTAGCTCTCATTCTTGGCTCCGCTCATAAAAATTTTGTTCACAGTCCTTCAGAAGTAACATTTTCCTGGGATGAATTCGCACCTCTCCTTCTCGAGAGATTTGAATGGTCGCCGCACATTTTCACCTTTTCCAGAGTTCCCAAGTGGATGGGAAAGCTTGGCAACCTCCGCATTTTAAAGATTTCAGTAAGGGAACTTCTGAGGGACGGTGTTAATATTCTCGGAGATTTGTATGCTCTCACTGCTCTGTCTCTGTATTTGCATATGGCGCCCGTTAAGAGGATCGTCTTCGACAACAAGGCTGGATTCGCAGCTCTCAAGTACTTCAAGCTCATCTGCAGTACAGTACCATGTCTGAAATTTGAGATGTACACACTGCCTAATCTCAAGAGGCTCAAGCTAGGCTTCAGTGCCCACAGAGTGGATCAACATGGCACTACACCTATCAGCATCGAGCACTTGCCTGGCCTTGAAGAGATCTCTGCAAAAGTTTGGGATGCACGTTCCGATGCAGAGACTGCCTTGACGGCTGCCATTAGCAATCATCCAAGAAATCCCAGAATCAGAGTGCAGTTGGTGGATTGGAGCTTTTGTGGTGACGGAGTATGGTATATGGAGCCCCGGACTCTAGAAGAAGATGAGATCCTTGAGGACGACCTGGATGAAGAGTGTGTACTTCAATATGAGGACTCAAGGAACGatgagaagaaagaagattATGTCAG GAATGGTGGCGACAAAAGGCGTCGGGAGGAAAACTGCAGCAACAATGTGAAAAGTCAGAATGTTTCTATTTCACCATCCATTATAGGAGAACGATCGGTACTGAACAGTTGTGAGCATTCTACTGTTTCATCATCATATGCTTCTAAAGCGGCTTGTGCCTTTCAAAAGATAACCAATGAATGCAAAGCCTCTGCATCTTCTTCAGGCATATCGTCAACTATGTTTCCTGTTTCTGGCATTTCTGAGGCAACTAGTCCCCAACAACGCAACAGTAAATTTAAAAAATGTCAGTTCCCAGGATGTATGAAAGGAGCAAGAGGGGCATCAGGGCGTTGCATAGCCCATGGTGGTGGTAGGCGTTGCCAGAAACCTGGTTGCCAGAAGGGCGCTGAAGGGAGGACGATCTATTGCAAGGCCCATGTTGGAGGCAGGAGATGCCAATTTCTTGGGTGTACAAAGAGTGCTGAAGGGCGCACAGACCACTGCATAGCTCATGGTGGTGGTCACCGCTGCAGTCATGAAGGTTGCTCCCGAGCTGCTCGCGGAAAATCTGGCTTGTGCATCAAGCATGGTGGTGGCAAAAGGTGTCAGAAGGAGAACTGCACCAAAAGTGCAGAAGGTCATTCTGGTCTCTGCATCGCCCATGGTGGTGGAAGGCGGGGTCAGTTTCCAGATGGCACAAAAGGTGCTCAGGGAAGCACAAAGTTCTGCAAGGCGCATGGTGGAGGAAAGCGCTGCACATTCTTGGGATGCACCAGAGGGGCTGAAGGTAGCACTGCATTTTGCAAGGGCCACGGCGGAGGCAAGCGCTGCGCCTTTCAGGGTGGCGGTGTGTGCCCAAAGAGTGTGCTTGGTGGCACTCAGTATTGTGTTGCCCATGGTGGTGGGAAAAGGTGTGCTATCTCTGGATGCACTATGAGTGCTCGAGGACGCACAGAGTACTGTGTGCGCCATGGAGGTGGCAAGAGATGCAAGTTCGAGGGCTGCGGCAAGAGTGCGCAAGGGAGCACCGATTTCTGTAAGGCTCATGGAGGAGGCAAACGATGCTCATGGGGCCAGGTGGACTCAAGCTCTGGTGCTGGCGCACAGCCATGCGATAGACTCGCTCGGGGCAAGTCTGGTCTCTGCTTATTTCACAGAGCTGTATCAAGCTCTGCACCAAAGGGCGGAGTTCAGTCTTTGACCGATACGTTTCCACAGGGCAGAGTCCATGGTAGGCTGTTGGCTTTGCTTTCGCGGGGCGGAAGCAGTACAAGCGCTGGTGGCTCAGAGAATTGTGCTTCAGGCAAGATGGCGTGGATGTGA